A genomic region of Desulfomonile tiedjei contains the following coding sequences:
- a CDS encoding amidohydrolase gives MKVLDFHVHVGRKHHFTSWLISAMEDRIGPHALKFLDGLTPKGLIDYLNREGVEAAVVLAEATPKTSGVIPNEFTVEFCRGSDRLIPFGSILFESEVLPATQTEDLIRLGCRGLKLLPSYSHFYPDNPRMMPAYEVARDAGIPVMFHTGTSLFPDTRIRYAHPLLLDDVAAQFPTLTIVMSHGGRPFWYAEAEWLLRRHKNTYIDVAGIPPKHLPRVFPKLDKLADRFLFGTDWPLVKSIAAQIQQIRKLPLRDETIKAMFWNNAARLLKLDPLVSDQLPVARAS, from the coding sequence GTGAAGGTTCTCGATTTTCACGTTCATGTTGGCAGGAAACATCATTTCACTTCGTGGCTGATTTCTGCCATGGAAGACAGGATCGGACCGCATGCACTGAAATTCTTGGATGGACTCACTCCGAAAGGTCTAATAGACTATTTGAACAGGGAGGGAGTTGAAGCAGCCGTAGTGCTGGCAGAAGCAACCCCTAAAACCAGTGGTGTGATACCGAACGAGTTCACGGTCGAATTCTGTCGTGGTTCAGATCGATTGATTCCCTTCGGATCGATTCTCTTTGAAAGCGAGGTCCTTCCCGCAACTCAAACTGAAGATCTGATAAGACTTGGTTGCAGAGGGCTGAAGCTTCTCCCCTCTTATTCCCATTTTTACCCTGACAATCCCCGAATGATGCCGGCATATGAAGTTGCCCGAGATGCCGGGATTCCGGTCATGTTTCACACCGGGACATCGCTCTTTCCGGACACTCGGATTCGGTATGCTCATCCCCTTCTCCTGGATGATGTCGCAGCCCAGTTCCCTACCCTAACCATCGTTATGTCCCATGGTGGACGACCCTTTTGGTATGCTGAAGCAGAATGGTTGCTTCGGCGCCACAAGAACACCTACATCGATGTCGCCGGCATCCCTCCAAAGCATCTTCCAAGAGTATTTCCTAAGCTGGATAAGCTTGCCGATCGCTTTCTATTTGGAACGGATTGGCCATTGGTGAAATCCATAGCAGCGCAGATACAACAGATTCGGAAGCTGCCATTGAGGGACGAAACAATAAAGGCCATGTTCTGGAACAATGCGGCTCGCCTGTTGAAACTCGATCCTTTGGTTTCGGATCAACTGCCTGTTGCCCGGGCATCATAG
- a CDS encoding PAS domain S-box protein, with product MNYQEMTKKQLIAALLEMHGQVKRFEKLEKECQKAYVRLRESETRHKSLLDSSPEPIVVYDKDGITLYVNKAFVNTFGWLPEELIGQSIPYVPAECISHTEATLKSLFSGDPVPSFDTKRVTKDGKILDVHISSALFRDENGNPAGHIVTLRDVSDRKKSREALRLLAAVVEQAAESIFITDADWNIVYLNPAFERISGYSREEVIGQKPNLGESRLYDTEFGQELWRRIANGLVWTGRLVNRKKDGSLYEEDGTVFPMRDTSGKITNYVAVKRDITQEVALERQLRHAQKMEAVGTLAAGIAHDFNNILQAVLGYSEIILSQADIPDNCRRDIERITQAGKHGAELVRRLLSFSRKVDMDMRPINLNDAVEQIKKILTRTIPKMIQVELHLAERLASANADPAQIEQVLLNLAVNAKDAMPDGGTLMFETQNIYLDESYSRTHLGARPGDYVQLTVSDTGHGMDKSTIDHIFEPFFTTKEMGKGTGLGLAIAYGIVKQHGGYIWCYSEPGEGTAFRIYLPAIESTLSREASIVETKPPTGSEAILVIDDDDHVRDLTKRMLTPAGYMVITAANGREGLENYRKREKQIALVILDLIMPGLGGKQCLAELLKIDPKAKIIIASGYSENAMKEAVDWGAKAVLTKPYCAKELHEMVRRILDS from the coding sequence ATGAACTATCAGGAGATGACGAAAAAGCAGCTGATTGCAGCGTTGCTAGAAATGCATGGTCAAGTAAAACGATTCGAAAAATTGGAAAAGGAATGTCAGAAGGCTTATGTACGACTCAGAGAAAGCGAGACAAGGCACAAGTCTCTTCTGGACTCCTCTCCTGAACCGATCGTTGTGTACGACAAGGACGGAATCACCCTTTACGTGAACAAGGCCTTCGTCAACACCTTCGGATGGCTTCCGGAAGAATTGATTGGCCAGAGCATTCCATACGTGCCCGCAGAGTGCATTTCGCATACTGAGGCAACGCTGAAAAGTCTTTTCTCGGGCGATCCGGTTCCTTCCTTTGATACCAAACGCGTAACTAAGGACGGCAAGATTCTTGATGTTCATATAAGTTCCGCCCTATTCAGAGACGAGAACGGCAATCCGGCCGGCCATATAGTAACGCTGCGTGACGTCAGCGATCGCAAGAAGTCGCGAGAGGCTTTGAGGCTTCTTGCGGCGGTCGTTGAGCAAGCTGCCGAATCCATTTTCATCACCGATGCGGACTGGAACATCGTTTACCTGAACCCTGCTTTTGAACGAATTTCAGGATATTCGCGAGAGGAAGTAATAGGCCAAAAGCCGAATCTGGGTGAAAGTAGATTGTATGATACAGAGTTCGGGCAGGAGCTATGGCGGCGAATTGCCAACGGACTGGTCTGGACAGGACGTCTTGTGAATAGAAAGAAGGACGGAAGTCTGTACGAAGAGGATGGGACGGTGTTTCCTATGCGAGACACCTCAGGAAAGATAACTAACTACGTAGCTGTTAAAAGAGACATAACGCAGGAAGTTGCTTTGGAAAGGCAACTTCGACACGCCCAAAAAATGGAAGCTGTCGGGACACTAGCCGCAGGAATTGCACATGATTTCAACAACATCCTGCAGGCGGTGTTGGGCTATTCCGAGATAATCCTATCCCAGGCAGATATACCGGATAACTGCCGGAGAGACATCGAAAGGATAACCCAAGCAGGAAAACACGGGGCTGAGCTGGTTCGGAGACTGCTCTCATTCAGCAGGAAAGTTGACATGGATATGCGTCCCATCAATCTGAATGATGCAGTGGAGCAGATCAAGAAGATATTGACGCGGACGATTCCCAAGATGATTCAAGTTGAGCTTCACTTGGCCGAGCGTCTGGCCTCAGCGAACGCGGATCCGGCTCAAATAGAACAAGTTTTGTTAAATCTGGCGGTTAACGCAAAGGACGCCATGCCTGACGGCGGAACTCTTATGTTCGAGACGCAAAATATTTACTTGGATGAATCCTACTCGAGAACACATTTGGGGGCGAGACCAGGAGACTACGTTCAGCTTACCGTGTCGGATACGGGACATGGCATGGACAAGAGCACTATTGATCATATTTTCGAGCCATTCTTTACCACGAAAGAGATGGGCAAAGGAACCGGCTTGGGACTTGCCATAGCTTACGGAATTGTCAAACAACATGGCGGTTATATCTGGTGTTACAGCGAACCGGGGGAAGGTACCGCATTCAGGATTTATTTGCCGGCTATCGAATCCACACTGAGCCGGGAGGCGTCGATTGTCGAAACTAAACCGCCGACAGGATCGGAAGCTATACTGGTAATAGACGATGACGACCACGTGAGGGACCTGACAAAACGTATGCTCACTCCGGCTGGGTACATGGTGATCACGGCCGCTAACGGAAGGGAAGGTTTAGAGAATTACCGCAAACGAGAAAAGCAAATAGCCCTCGTCATTCTGGATTTGATAATGCCCGGGTTGGGTGGCAAGCAGTGTCTGGCCGAACTTCTTAAGATTGACCCAAAAGCCAAAATCATAATCGCTAGTGGCTATTCTGAAAACGCCATGAAAGAGGCGGTTGATTGGGGAGCCAAAGCAGTCCTGACAAAACCATACTGTGCGAAAGAACTTCACGAAATGGTTCGGAGAATATTGGATAGTTAG
- a CDS encoding VWA domain-containing protein, which translates to MNSNAGPARILYILTGVLIVLVSTSLCLAAPPGQGQLTIIEPDGKPGSGCPLEHTSVQSEISGFVARVEVKQIFHNPRQEKIEAVYTFPLSAAAAVDEMLMKVGERTVRGEIKRREEARRIYEAARDKGHVASLLDQERPNIFTQSVANIMPGERVEITIKYVEVLNYEDGAFRFVFPMVVGPRFIPGKPEGKQGTGWAKDTASVPDASRITPPVAEEGQRAGHDIDITVSIDAGVPVDKVDSLLHEVDTTKRDKNKVTVTLKNKKEIPNKDFVLKYLVAADRIRSGVLAHKAGEDGYVTVIMIPPKRVTPEQVAPRELIFIIDTSGSQRGFPLEKAKETTKYAIDRMNPNDTFNVIDFNDTSRVLFSSPKKNTPENREKALKYIASLEGNGGTRMIPAIWEALSTSPADNRLRVVTFMTDGLVGNDFEVISMIKKLRDQSRWFSFGTGNSVNRFLLDNVARVGGGEVDYILLNTSGDAVAKKFYERIAAPVLTDLSLTFSGVALEEVYPKVVSDLWSHKPLIFKARYSKPGEGTVTIKGFKGGKPYEETLRVKLPEKEPANSSVKSLWARAKVDDLTDRDLMGIQRGNPKQEVKEEIVKVALSHKIMTQFTSFVAVEEAMVTVDGKPTKVTVPVEMPEGVSREGVFGERRPATVAAPSSPPGAWNLPLAKGRVLQGSLQTQKLEGFAMAKGLSKPAGSFAPSAVEEKKGLLSDKEARADLAASKLSPELAELLAMKEKPRTFAKGKVSVKDGKIAVQVWLNRSGEDVIKLLKEKGLKITFTASTGKTVIGEISIELLEELAKVPEVRLIEPFTVAG; encoded by the coding sequence ATGAACTCAAATGCCGGACCAGCGAGAATACTCTACATTTTGACGGGTGTCCTTATTGTCCTTGTAAGCACGAGCCTATGCCTCGCAGCGCCTCCGGGACAAGGTCAGCTGACAATCATAGAACCCGATGGAAAGCCGGGTTCAGGCTGTCCGCTGGAGCACACATCCGTACAGTCCGAGATTTCAGGATTTGTTGCCAGAGTCGAAGTCAAACAGATCTTCCACAACCCGCGTCAGGAAAAGATTGAAGCCGTCTATACCTTCCCGCTGTCCGCGGCCGCGGCCGTGGATGAGATGTTGATGAAAGTGGGCGAAAGGACGGTTCGCGGGGAAATCAAGCGCCGGGAAGAAGCCAGGCGCATTTACGAAGCCGCGCGCGACAAAGGCCATGTGGCCTCCCTTCTCGACCAGGAACGGCCCAACATCTTCACTCAATCCGTTGCCAACATCATGCCGGGTGAGAGAGTCGAGATTACCATCAAGTACGTCGAGGTCCTCAATTACGAAGACGGGGCCTTCAGATTTGTTTTTCCCATGGTGGTCGGCCCAAGGTTTATTCCCGGCAAGCCCGAAGGCAAGCAGGGAACGGGATGGGCGAAAGACACAGCCTCGGTACCAGACGCAAGCCGTATAACGCCTCCCGTGGCTGAAGAGGGGCAGAGGGCCGGCCATGACATAGATATTACTGTTTCTATCGACGCAGGAGTCCCGGTGGACAAGGTGGACTCGCTTCTGCACGAGGTGGATACCACCAAAAGGGACAAGAACAAGGTAACGGTGACTCTCAAGAACAAGAAAGAAATCCCGAACAAGGACTTCGTTTTGAAGTATCTAGTCGCGGCCGACCGGATTCGTTCCGGCGTATTGGCTCACAAGGCGGGTGAAGACGGCTATGTGACCGTAATCATGATTCCTCCCAAACGAGTCACACCCGAACAGGTGGCTCCGAGGGAGTTGATATTTATCATCGACACATCAGGGTCCCAGCGGGGTTTCCCGCTTGAAAAGGCCAAGGAAACGACCAAATACGCGATTGACCGCATGAACCCGAATGACACATTCAACGTCATTGATTTCAACGACACATCTCGTGTGCTCTTTTCATCTCCGAAAAAGAACACTCCGGAGAACCGGGAAAAGGCCCTGAAGTACATTGCATCGCTTGAAGGCAATGGAGGGACTCGGATGATTCCTGCAATCTGGGAGGCGCTTAGTACGTCACCCGCTGATAACCGGCTCCGGGTCGTCACCTTTATGACCGACGGCCTTGTGGGGAACGACTTCGAGGTCATTTCAATGATCAAGAAACTCCGGGACCAGAGCCGGTGGTTCTCATTCGGCACGGGCAACTCCGTGAACCGGTTCCTCCTGGACAATGTAGCGCGAGTTGGCGGCGGAGAAGTGGATTATATTTTGCTCAACACTTCCGGAGACGCGGTGGCCAAGAAGTTCTACGAACGGATAGCAGCTCCGGTCTTGACTGATTTGTCGCTGACCTTCAGCGGAGTGGCTCTGGAAGAAGTGTATCCAAAGGTTGTTTCGGATCTTTGGTCTCACAAGCCTTTGATCTTCAAGGCGCGATACTCCAAACCAGGAGAAGGAACCGTAACAATAAAGGGATTCAAGGGCGGCAAGCCGTACGAGGAGACCCTAAGAGTGAAGCTTCCTGAAAAGGAACCCGCCAACAGCTCGGTGAAATCCCTGTGGGCCCGGGCAAAGGTGGACGATCTCACTGACCGAGACCTGATGGGCATCCAGCGGGGCAACCCGAAGCAAGAAGTCAAGGAGGAGATCGTCAAGGTTGCTCTTTCCCACAAGATTATGACTCAATTTACCAGCTTCGTGGCGGTAGAAGAAGCCATGGTAACCGTAGACGGCAAACCCACGAAGGTGACCGTTCCCGTGGAAATGCCTGAAGGGGTGAGCCGGGAAGGCGTCTTTGGCGAAAGAAGGCCTGCGACTGTTGCAGCTCCCAGCAGTCCGCCGGGGGCGTGGAACCTTCCCCTTGCCAAAGGCCGAGTGCTCCAAGGCAGCCTCCAGACGCAGAAACTGGAAGGATTCGCCATGGCGAAAGGCCTGTCAAAACCTGCCGGCTCGTTTGCCCCTTCCGCGGTGGAAGAAAAGAAGGGGCTTCTATCTGATAAGGAAGCGAGAGCTGACCTGGCTGCTTCCAAGCTTTCACCGGAACTTGCGGAATTGCTGGCGATGAAGGAGAAGCCACGGACTTTTGCCAAGGGTAAGGTCTCAGTAAAAGACGGCAAAATAGCCGTTCAGGTGTGGCTTAACCGTTCCGGCGAGGATGTAATAAAACTTCTGAAAGAAAAAGGGCTGAAAATAACCTTCACTGCTTCCACAGGAAAGACGGTCATCGGAGAAATTTCGATCGAGCTGCTTGAGGAACTGGCGAAAGTCCCGGAAGTTCGACTGATTGAACCCTTCACTGTTGCGGGTTGA
- a CDS encoding sulfatase — protein MDHERRLKLPVIVLVLLLIGLSAATPPLSSAAGTERPNIVFILTDDHRWDFMSCAGHPVVKTPNLDRLASDGMLFSNAFVTSALCSPSRASFLTGLYAHSHGVQNNLTPWKDQSVTFLELFKQAGYDTAFIGKWHMPGRLPKLRGVDLFVTFTIQGGQGRYWNCPLIVNGVETPSRKPYVTEELTDLAMEFISKKRDNPFCVYLSHKAVHHEWSPPKDLARLYEDVKISYPKESDTWVTSMNGAVYAGTFGTLDHHYRNYCRVVVDVDRNVGRLLKKLDESGLADNTIVVYGGDNGYFWGEHRLVDKRWAYEEAIRIPLIVRCPWLIKDPGRRAEQMVLNVDLAPSLLEAAGLPVPEHMQGESFVPILKSESSPGRKAWLYEYFKDFPYNVPGINAVRTKTHIYIEYSSKRPPELYDVVKDPRQQHNLINTDEGKRLLPEMKGMLEDLKKGKKIE, from the coding sequence ATGGATCATGAAAGAAGATTAAAGCTACCGGTGATTGTTCTGGTGCTTCTGCTTATAGGGCTTTCAGCGGCAACCCCACCTTTATCGAGCGCTGCGGGCACGGAAAGGCCGAACATAGTATTCATCCTCACCGACGATCATCGCTGGGACTTCATGAGCTGTGCGGGCCATCCGGTCGTCAAGACCCCAAACCTGGATCGGTTGGCCTCCGATGGGATGCTCTTTTCAAACGCGTTTGTCACATCTGCGCTGTGTAGTCCCAGCAGGGCGAGCTTTCTTACCGGCCTGTACGCCCACAGCCACGGCGTTCAGAACAACCTTACGCCTTGGAAAGACCAAAGCGTCACGTTTCTGGAACTCTTCAAGCAAGCAGGTTACGACACTGCGTTTATAGGTAAGTGGCATATGCCTGGACGGTTGCCGAAGCTGCGGGGCGTGGATCTATTCGTGACTTTCACGATCCAAGGTGGGCAAGGGCGGTACTGGAACTGCCCCCTTATTGTGAATGGCGTGGAAACCCCGTCTCGTAAACCATACGTCACGGAAGAACTCACTGACCTGGCCATGGAGTTCATCTCCAAGAAACGTGACAATCCTTTTTGCGTGTACCTGTCGCACAAGGCGGTCCACCATGAATGGAGTCCCCCCAAGGACTTGGCCCGCTTATACGAGGACGTGAAGATTTCCTATCCCAAGGAGTCCGATACCTGGGTAACCTCGATGAACGGCGCGGTGTACGCGGGCACATTCGGGACGCTCGATCATCATTACCGAAATTACTGCCGCGTGGTCGTAGACGTGGACCGAAACGTAGGCCGCCTTTTGAAGAAACTTGACGAGTCGGGGCTCGCTGACAACACCATCGTGGTGTACGGAGGAGACAACGGATATTTCTGGGGCGAACATCGCCTGGTAGACAAGCGATGGGCTTACGAGGAGGCCATACGCATTCCGTTGATCGTGCGTTGTCCTTGGCTGATCAAAGACCCGGGTAGACGAGCGGAACAGATGGTGCTGAACGTAGACCTTGCGCCGAGTCTGCTGGAAGCCGCAGGCTTGCCGGTACCCGAACACATGCAAGGGGAAAGCTTTGTGCCCATATTGAAATCCGAGTCCTCTCCCGGGAGAAAGGCCTGGTTGTACGAGTATTTCAAGGACTTCCCGTACAACGTGCCCGGTATAAATGCAGTGCGGACTAAGACGCACATATATATTGAATATTCGAGCAAACGGCCCCCGGAGCTATACGATGTGGTCAAAGATCCTCGCCAACAGCATAATCTCATCAACACCGATGAGGGAAAGCGTCTCCTGCCTGAAATGAAGGGGATGCTGGAGGACCTGAAAAAGGGGAAGAAGATCGAATAA
- a CDS encoding OsmC family protein codes for MAEKGIINGVDVDQLSAMVDAITEKPGIAKFTFRAKNQWIKGGRNRTTIEEFYGACETHKHSKPFVIDKDEPPVLLGEDLAANPVEYLLAALAGCLTSTLIYHAAARGMG; via the coding sequence ATGGCGGAAAAAGGAATTATTAATGGTGTGGATGTTGACCAATTGTCCGCAATGGTCGACGCGATAACCGAGAAGCCGGGAATCGCGAAATTTACGTTTCGTGCCAAGAATCAATGGATTAAAGGCGGCCGCAATCGAACCACGATCGAGGAATTCTACGGAGCTTGCGAAACACATAAGCACAGCAAGCCTTTCGTCATTGACAAGGATGAGCCTCCGGTCCTCTTGGGTGAGGATCTCGCAGCAAATCCCGTGGAGTATCTCCTCGCAGCTTTGGCAGGCTGTCTGACCAGCACATTGATCTACCATGCAGCTGCCAGAGGCATGGGTTAG
- the lepB gene encoding signal peptidase I, which yields MKCPNCGLESPESATKCSCGFDFISGVPAAIKNSVKVGAKRRNPLWAGVLSLVVPGLGQVYNGQVLKGVVFYVTLDLFILVAGLSGLLFNLWGLVAFLAFPFILSAAAIVEAVMTSRRLGSIVLRRYNRWYVYVLLIVIQAVVNHFVWSDRALYRVESYRMPATSMEPTLRPGDHLIARTDYYAHNKPKQSEIVVFVYRGEPSKELDFIKRVVAVEGQKLEIRDKKLFVDDQELVEPWAVHRSPEIWPEAKGPRDNVRPVIVPKGHVFVMGDNREFSHDSRFFGFVDIREITGKPLYIYWADDMRRIGTPVR from the coding sequence ATGAAATGTCCTAACTGCGGATTGGAAAGCCCGGAATCCGCGACGAAATGCTCCTGCGGGTTCGATTTCATTTCAGGGGTGCCCGCAGCCATAAAAAATTCTGTCAAGGTCGGTGCGAAACGTCGGAACCCTCTTTGGGCTGGAGTCTTGTCACTCGTCGTACCCGGCCTTGGTCAGGTTTACAATGGGCAGGTACTAAAAGGCGTGGTTTTCTATGTTACGCTGGATTTGTTTATCTTGGTTGCGGGCTTGAGCGGGCTGCTTTTCAATCTCTGGGGACTGGTTGCCTTCCTTGCCTTCCCATTTATCTTGAGCGCGGCAGCAATTGTCGAAGCAGTCATGACCTCTCGCAGGTTAGGTTCAATCGTTTTGCGGCGATACAACAGGTGGTACGTGTATGTCCTCTTGATAGTCATCCAGGCGGTGGTTAATCACTTCGTTTGGTCAGACCGGGCTCTCTATAGGGTGGAGAGCTACAGGATGCCAGCAACTTCAATGGAACCCACTCTCAGACCTGGCGACCACCTCATCGCGCGAACGGACTACTACGCCCATAACAAACCAAAGCAATCAGAAATTGTGGTTTTTGTGTACCGGGGGGAACCGTCAAAGGAATTGGATTTCATTAAACGAGTTGTGGCCGTTGAAGGTCAAAAGCTTGAAATCCGCGACAAAAAGCTCTTTGTGGATGACCAAGAATTAGTGGAGCCTTGGGCAGTTCATCGCTCGCCTGAAATCTGGCCCGAGGCGAAAGGACCACGAGACAATGTCCGGCCAGTAATTGTGCCAAAAGGCCATGTGTTTGTCATGGGGGACAACCGAGAATTCTCCCATGACAGCAGGTTCTTTGGTTTTGTAGATATCCGCGAAATAACAGGAAAGCCTCTGTATATCTATTGGGCGGATGACATGAGAAGAATTGGAACGCCTGTTCGATAG
- a CDS encoding zinc ribbon domain-containing protein, with product MADFDKRKISAKQIVADIRAGLDDARLQRKYGLSHEALESVYGKLIRAGALKEVEIRGRLASGSGENEESQEKGPTPGPLCPSCNAPVPTGSAECPKCGIVLSKFAPIEEPAYSVHLGPVDDSEFDSNPSRKWVSIALSIIVLAVCGVALILWAVHRDKEKLRVATADAPQAVEEVAGQSDASEEDASEDQSTEIDADSEPMTVESQEGVVATGEPEALEPAREGPGKEIVHSRAPVQSIPMPPADKGQYVTGELRRFTSADFKKEVVEASKTFPVIFQFYSDT from the coding sequence ATGGCCGATTTCGACAAACGCAAAATCAGCGCGAAGCAAATCGTGGCCGACATCCGGGCGGGCCTGGATGACGCGCGGCTTCAACGGAAATACGGCCTTTCACATGAAGCCCTTGAATCGGTTTACGGCAAATTGATAAGGGCCGGGGCGCTAAAGGAAGTCGAGATTCGGGGCCGGCTGGCTTCTGGGTCCGGCGAGAACGAGGAAAGCCAAGAGAAAGGCCCAACCCCGGGACCACTTTGCCCTTCCTGCAACGCTCCCGTGCCTACAGGATCGGCGGAATGCCCGAAATGCGGGATTGTGCTATCAAAGTTCGCTCCCATCGAGGAACCAGCTTACTCTGTCCACCTGGGCCCAGTCGACGATTCGGAGTTTGACTCCAACCCCTCACGGAAATGGGTATCCATTGCATTGAGTATCATCGTACTGGCCGTCTGCGGAGTGGCGTTGATTCTGTGGGCTGTTCACCGAGACAAAGAAAAGCTGCGAGTCGCCACAGCTGACGCGCCTCAGGCGGTCGAGGAGGTCGCCGGCCAGTCAGATGCTTCGGAAGAAGACGCCAGTGAAGATCAGTCTACGGAAATCGATGCTGATAGTGAGCCGATGACAGTAGAATCCCAGGAAGGCGTTGTCGCGACAGGAGAACCCGAAGCATTAGAACCAGCGAGAGAAGGGCCCGGAAAGGAGATTGTTCATTCTCGGGCGCCTGTCCAAAGCATTCCAATGCCGCCCGCTGACAAAGGCCAGTACGTCACGGGCGAACTGCGACGTTTTACCTCGGCGGATTTTAAGAAAGAGGTCGTCGAGGCATCAAAAACCTTTCCAGTGATTTTCCAGTTTTACAGCGACACTTGA
- a CDS encoding threonylcarbamoyl-AMP synthase: MKDDEHESLLDRAAEVIRSGGLVIVPTETFYALAADPFQEGAVRRVFQAKLRDESMPLPLIAADRGTVDKVIANLAPLTKRLMDSFWPGSLTILLEVAIPVFELLRGPSGKIGVRVPPPCPARTLAERVGGWITATSANLSGHANPKRLADIAREVQRAADMVLDLGPAPGGKPSTVVEPVGESLRVIREGAISLARIRDAGFNLVQV, from the coding sequence ATGAAAGATGATGAACACGAATCGCTGCTTGACCGTGCCGCGGAAGTCATCCGGTCCGGCGGTCTGGTGATAGTCCCGACCGAGACTTTTTATGCGTTGGCGGCTGACCCTTTTCAGGAAGGAGCAGTGCGAAGGGTTTTTCAGGCTAAGCTGCGGGATGAGAGCATGCCGCTCCCGCTCATAGCCGCGGACCGAGGGACCGTGGACAAGGTCATTGCAAATCTTGCACCTCTCACGAAGCGGCTGATGGATAGCTTCTGGCCTGGGAGCTTAACCATACTACTCGAAGTGGCGATTCCTGTGTTCGAGCTATTAAGAGGACCCTCCGGGAAGATCGGAGTCAGGGTGCCGCCACCCTGCCCTGCCAGAACTTTGGCGGAACGCGTTGGCGGATGGATAACAGCCACCAGCGCCAATTTGTCCGGGCACGCGAACCCTAAGCGATTAGCCGACATAGCGCGAGAGGTGCAACGGGCCGCGGATATGGTCCTTGATCTTGGGCCTGCGCCTGGCGGAAAGCCCTCCACCGTGGTGGAACCCGTAGGAGAAAGCTTGCGAGTCATCAGGGAAGGAGCCATATCTCTGGCCAGGATAAGGGATGCCGGATTCAATTTGGTTCAGGTGTAA